From candidate division WOR-3 bacterium, one genomic window encodes:
- a CDS encoding 2-hydroxyacyl-CoA dehydratase family protein: MSWFDYQDPTPARITFDEWDDLFQQIPDELIDQFHYFPPNQEAWSKYLFPPQVFAIYGARHLRRLKFDNSLAALRLWGFVQNEIERLFRARQVGKKVVAVMGDLGPLAVIVNSVAARAGSSKDGGGCVAFYPDCWWWTPFAMESKVLLDKAAELGIGDATCFSRAALGAFAKHSYFPDPDLVIAATGASCDDYSGVESLVAKMVPEVVWVETPLRRVEPEARERVERMVVEEYQRVLKKLEELTGVKVTEAMLQQGIRRANHLRRLTQRLKELAYGYGVFPALETMVVEFGCLHGYSDIVEWTAIVEHLVQTGEARLAAGKTVLALDSLRIGWVTPPADPLLLCYVEDRGARIVASEYVINQALSLIDESVPPLLGIARSLLTGSLIGTSRERAEMFVTAAQGRRAEGVIVSGILGGSHCAMESRLIGDYIKQKLDIPILEFDVAPPNKAIDRQTQTRIDAFLELVRSRR, from the coding sequence ATGAGTTGGTTTGATTATCAGGACCCAACACCAGCCCGGATTACATTTGACGAGTGGGACGATTTGTTTCAACAAATACCGGACGAGTTGATTGACCAATTTCACTACTTTCCGCCCAATCAGGAGGCGTGGTCAAAATATCTGTTTCCGCCCCAGGTGTTCGCCATCTACGGGGCAAGGCATCTGCGCCGATTGAAGTTTGACAATTCGCTGGCGGCGCTGCGGCTCTGGGGTTTTGTCCAGAATGAAATTGAACGGTTGTTTCGCGCCCGGCAGGTGGGGAAGAAGGTGGTGGCGGTGATGGGTGACCTGGGTCCGCTGGCGGTGATTGTGAATTCGGTGGCGGCAAGGGCTGGTTCGAGCAAGGATGGTGGGGGATGCGTCGCCTTTTATCCTGACTGCTGGTGGTGGACACCTTTTGCGATGGAGAGCAAGGTGTTACTGGACAAAGCGGCAGAACTTGGTATCGGTGATGCCACCTGTTTTTCCCGGGCGGCACTGGGCGCTTTTGCCAAGCACAGTTATTTTCCCGACCCGGATTTGGTGATTGCCGCAACCGGTGCATCGTGCGACGACTATTCCGGGGTGGAAAGTCTCGTAGCAAAGATGGTGCCCGAGGTCGTCTGGGTGGAAACACCGCTGCGGCGCGTTGAACCTGAGGCAAGGGAACGGGTTGAGCGGATGGTAGTTGAGGAGTATCAACGGGTGCTCAAAAAACTGGAGGAGTTGACCGGAGTCAAGGTGACCGAAGCGATGTTGCAACAGGGAATACGCCGGGCAAATCACCTGCGGCGCCTGACTCAGCGATTGAAGGAACTCGCTTACGGTTATGGCGTGTTTCCAGCACTGGAAACGATGGTCGTGGAGTTTGGTTGTCTGCACGGCTATTCCGACATTGTGGAGTGGACCGCAATTGTGGAACATCTGGTCCAGACCGGGGAGGCACGGCTTGCGGCGGGGAAAACGGTGCTGGCATTGGACAGTTTGCGGATTGGCTGGGTAACACCGCCCGCGGACCCGTTACTTTTGTGTTATGTTGAAGACCGGGGGGCACGAATTGTAGCGAGCGAATATGTGATTAATCAGGCGTTGAGTTTGATTGACGAGTCGGTGCCGCCGCTTTTGGGGATTGCCCGTTCCCTGCTCACCGGTTCGCTGATTGGCACGTCAAGAGAACGGGCGGAGATGTTTGTCACTGCCGCGCAAGGGCGTCGAGCCGAAGGGGTGATTGTTTCGGGAATTTTAGGCGGTTCGCACTGCGCAATGGAGTCTCGGTTGATTGGTGATTACATTAAACAGAAACTGGACATCCCGATTCTGGAGTTTGATGTCGCACCACCCAACAAGGCGATTGACCGCCAGACGCAGACAAGGATTGATGCGTTTCTGGAACTGGTGCGGAGCCGGCGATGA
- a CDS encoding ASKHA domain-containing protein — protein sequence MIVRCKPAGCKSLLELLWAQDIDLPGDCGGRGSCGKCRVRLLSDGSYVLACQFVPKRSVVVEIEGNFNKAVRGKRSGAGHPEIRHKDTVVVADIGTTTLRLALVDRVKGRRIKTVTQLNPQIRFGADVLTRISQEKKVRRAGLGNCLQEFISQNRVWRSNPVTVVGNTVMMHFVFGKSPKGLGQFPYRPNLPLRRVIQRKQDGLKLCTLPLLGSFIGSDCTAAILAAGINQTERLTLLVDAGTNGEVVLGNRHKIVACSTAAGPAFEGATLSCGALAVPGAITGCRFYRGRWVVKTVGNKVPTGICGSGVLDAIAEAVRTGLIEPGGRLKQGERLQIYGAEPAGVYLTQADIREVQLAKAAIASGIKLLHKEWSGRPIERVVITGRFGGRLNSQAAMAIGLLPVVPAAVVKQKPDLALAGAIKAVLAPDVLKQAADLSARVTEIRLAEHPDFEAMFVESLALTEWRF from the coding sequence ATGATTGTTCGCTGTAAACCAGCGGGGTGTAAGTCGCTGCTGGAACTGTTATGGGCTCAGGATATTGATTTACCGGGCGATTGCGGCGGCAGGGGTTCGTGCGGCAAGTGCCGGGTGCGGCTGTTGTCCGATGGTTCTTATGTGCTTGCCTGTCAGTTTGTGCCCAAGCGTTCGGTGGTGGTTGAGATTGAGGGCAATTTCAATAAAGCGGTGCGCGGTAAACGTAGTGGTGCAGGACACCCTGAAATCAGGCATAAGGATACGGTGGTGGTTGCGGACATCGGCACGACAACTTTACGGCTGGCATTGGTTGACCGGGTAAAAGGGCGGCGGATTAAAACCGTAACGCAGTTAAATCCGCAGATAAGATTCGGTGCTGATGTCCTTACCCGGATAAGCCAGGAAAAGAAGGTGCGCCGGGCAGGACTGGGCAATTGTCTCCAAGAGTTTATCAGCCAGAACAGGGTTTGGCGGTCAAATCCGGTCACGGTGGTGGGCAATACGGTGATGATGCACTTTGTTTTCGGGAAGAGTCCGAAGGGTTTAGGTCAATTTCCCTATCGCCCGAACCTGCCTTTGCGCCGGGTGATTCAAAGAAAGCAGGACGGCCTGAAGTTGTGTACCCTGCCGCTGCTCGGTTCGTTCATCGGCAGTGACTGCACCGCTGCGATTCTCGCGGCAGGGATAAACCAGACCGAAAGGTTGACACTTTTAGTTGATGCCGGGACCAACGGTGAGGTGGTATTAGGTAACCGGCACAAAATTGTTGCCTGTTCAACTGCGGCCGGACCGGCTTTTGAGGGGGCAACTTTGAGTTGTGGTGCTCTTGCCGTACCAGGGGCGATTACCGGTTGCCGGTTTTACCGGGGAAGATGGGTCGTGAAGACGGTGGGGAACAAAGTTCCAACTGGAATCTGCGGTTCTGGGGTGCTGGATGCTATTGCCGAGGCGGTGCGTACTGGATTGATTGAACCCGGGGGCAGGCTGAAGCAGGGGGAACGGCTTCAGATTTACGGTGCGGAGCCGGCAGGGGTTTACCTGACGCAGGCGGACATCAGGGAGGTGCAACTCGCCAAGGCGGCGATTGCCAGCGGCATAAAATTACTCCATAAAGAGTGGTCCGGAAGACCGATTGAACGGGTGGTGATAACCGGTCGGTTTGGGGGCAGGTTGAACAGTCAGGCGGCAATGGCGATTGGACTTTTGCCGGTCGTGCCCGCAGCGGTGGTAAAACAAAAGCCCGACTTGGCGCTTGCGGGCGCGATAAAGGCGGTGCTTGCGCCCGATGTTCTGAAACAGGCGGCGGATTTGAGTGCCCGTGTTACCGAAATTCGGCTCGCCGAACACCCGGATTTTGAAGCGATGTTTGTTGAGTCACTGGCACTAACAGAATGGCGATTTTAG
- a CDS encoding 2-hydroxyacyl-CoA dehydratase family protein yields the protein MAILDSARLESLRLERFEELTGLKAQGKKVVGYFCLYAPVEIVQAAGAIPVRLARADYGSALAGERFLRADACPFCKASLGKFVQDPLYQLVDGVVIVNTCDMMRRLPEALTTNFSVPVFLLYLPRTSELFPNRLQGFQAGLSDLKAWLGGLTGQEWQEERLLEAIDEANQLRRKLQELDQTRAEMPPKISGGELFDIVALATLLPPKRMLNLLNDLLAVLRKPAEAMNKNRARLLLTGSILSEEDRTLIEIVEEKADIVADTVCTGSRWFNEEITVAEEPFAGLARFYFSRTPCACRRPNTALFEYIKQQVAARKVQGIVSKSLLYCDAYRFEVKQLRQEVGLPVLEVDGDYSQVNRQQLRTRVEAFLEMLR from the coding sequence ATGGCGATTTTAGATAGCGCCCGGCTTGAGAGTTTACGCTTGGAACGGTTTGAGGAATTGACGGGTTTGAAGGCGCAGGGTAAGAAGGTGGTGGGTTACTTCTGCCTTTATGCGCCGGTGGAAATTGTTCAGGCAGCAGGAGCGATTCCGGTGCGGCTCGCACGCGCCGATTATGGAAGCGCACTTGCGGGTGAACGGTTTCTGCGCGCCGATGCCTGTCCGTTCTGTAAGGCGAGTCTGGGTAAATTTGTCCAGGACCCGTTGTATCAACTGGTTGACGGGGTGGTAATTGTCAACACCTGTGATATGATGCGCCGGTTACCCGAGGCGCTAACAACTAACTTTTCGGTGCCGGTTTTTTTGCTTTATCTGCCGCGCACGAGTGAGTTGTTTCCCAATCGGTTGCAGGGGTTCCAAGCCGGATTGAGTGACCTTAAGGCGTGGTTGGGCGGTTTGACCGGTCAGGAGTGGCAAGAGGAACGGTTGCTGGAAGCGATTGACGAGGCAAACCAGTTGCGGCGCAAACTTCAGGAATTGGACCAAACCCGGGCAGAAATGCCGCCCAAAATTTCGGGGGGCGAACTGTTTGATATCGTGGCACTGGCAACGCTTTTACCACCAAAAAGGATGTTAAATCTACTCAATGATTTGTTAGCAGTGCTCCGGAAGCCGGCGGAAGCGATGAACAAAAACCGCGCGCGGCTACTTCTGACCGGCAGCATCTTATCCGAAGAGGACCGCACCCTGATTGAAATTGTTGAAGAAAAAGCGGATATTGTTGCGGATACGGTTTGCACCGGCAGCAGATGGTTTAACGAGGAGATTACGGTTGCGGAGGAGCCGTTTGCCGGTCTTGCCCGATTTTACTTTAGCCGAACACCGTGCGCCTGCCGCCGGCCCAATACCGCTCTTTTTGAGTACATCAAGCAGCAGGTGGCGGCGCGAAAGGTTCAGGGAATTGTCAGTAAGAGTTTGCTTTACTGCGATGCCTACCGGTTTGAGGTTAAACAACTGCGGCAGGAGGTGGGGCTTCCGGTGTTAGAGGTTGATGGCGACTATTCGCAGGTGAACCGCCAGCAGTTGCGTACCCGAGTTGAGGCGTTTCTCGAGATGTTGCGATGA
- a CDS encoding uroporphyrinogen decarboxylase family protein has protein sequence MKELLNPRERFSLLVIDEPQDRVPIFPLLTAHAAKFSGVSLRDYYTDGVVMAKCQLRAREFYNTDFISIFSEVGLIAEALGSEFLYPEDDLPVLARPRWQKIEEAARGLKENLTLKGRVAVYLDAINYAWEAIADVVPVLAYVPAPFTTAQQLVEPEEFLLALLEKPELVKSVLDEVTQVVKNFSRLVIRAGALPILVDPLASGSVLSPREYREFALPAEKAVIDFWHRYDLDVVLHICGDTSEIAPLMPETGADLISVDKVDLSQVVAAVGEKVRVIGNFDTTELWLGTAKEIGDKVSGMVAQAKSCPRGYVAATGCEVPIATPEENLQAFVSAAKEAGRYQFPPARISERR, from the coding sequence ATGAAGGAGTTGCTCAATCCCCGGGAGCGGTTTTCGCTTCTGGTTATTGACGAACCACAGGACCGGGTGCCAATTTTTCCGTTGTTGACCGCCCATGCCGCAAAATTTTCCGGGGTGAGTTTACGCGACTACTACACCGATGGGGTGGTGATGGCAAAGTGCCAGTTAAGAGCAAGGGAGTTTTACAACACCGACTTTATCTCGATTTTTTCTGAGGTTGGTTTGATTGCCGAGGCACTAGGTTCAGAGTTTTTGTATCCGGAGGATGACCTGCCGGTGCTGGCACGACCGCGCTGGCAGAAAATCGAGGAGGCGGCGCGCGGTCTAAAAGAAAATCTGACCCTTAAGGGTCGGGTGGCGGTTTATCTTGATGCGATAAATTATGCCTGGGAGGCGATTGCTGATGTTGTGCCAGTCCTTGCTTATGTACCGGCACCTTTTACCACCGCGCAGCAACTGGTTGAACCTGAGGAGTTTCTCCTTGCCCTGCTGGAAAAGCCGGAACTGGTAAAATCGGTCCTTGACGAAGTGACACAGGTGGTAAAAAATTTTTCCCGGCTCGTGATTCGAGCCGGGGCGTTGCCCATTTTAGTTGACCCGCTGGCTTCGGGTAGCGTACTCAGCCCCAGGGAGTATCGGGAGTTTGCCCTGCCCGCGGAAAAGGCGGTAATAGATTTCTGGCACCGCTATGACCTCGATGTGGTTTTACACATCTGTGGCGATACGAGCGAAATCGCACCGTTGATGCCTGAGACCGGTGCCGACCTGATAAGCGTTGATAAAGTGGACCTTAGTCAGGTTGTTGCGGCAGTGGGAGAAAAGGTGCGGGTCATCGGCAATTTTGATACGACCGAGTTGTGGCTGGGCACCGCAAAGGAGATTGGCGATAAGGTCAGCGGGATGGTGGCGCAGGCAAAGAGTTGTCCCCGGGGCTATGTGGCGGCGACCGGATGTGAGGTGCCGATTGCCACACCGGAGGAAAATTTGCAGGCTTTTGTCAGCGCGGCTAAGGAGGCAGGAAGGTATCAATTTCCGCCTGCCCGGATAAGTGAAAGGAGATAG
- a CDS encoding Omp28-related outer membrane protein: MRGKLLIVAGLFFAFGVALATQRVMVMEDFTATWCTYCPGAARGAEELKFRAFDSVVVIAYHSSNSDPFYTAEAASRMSYYGVTGYPTMRLDGGQAVVGGLHYGTMYPTYRQFFDTRKLEPSPLDIKLAVTYDSATRSGVLTIVVRNTSSSAVSGQLHTVLTESHIYYPWQGMDSLHDVERLMLPNASGEAITVNPGDSVVRTRNFTINAGWVARNCEFVVFVQNNTTKWMYQGASIGVIAEPELEFVGYQPVRPLPGQSFNLTVGVRNIGSTALSGASAVLTTDDPYLTVVQGTSSFGQINRGADGYCATPFQLQVSSSCPDPHRATLRLVVSSTDMGVDTMTFPLNITTSPGFADDMEHGIGGWTHSGTSDNWHLSTYRSSSPSYSWYCGVESNHQYTNENDSRLMTPFFTLGDSAWVRFKHYYDTEADYDFCILEINNGSPFWVPLGMWSGSSNGWQQEAIDLSPFRNQTVRLRFRFISDYNVTGEGWYVDDFECGAQVGVAEPRVNQVLPMVLVSSPVRMRAQVRFVLPAGVKAEAQVYDITGKMVRQLGDNLSGTGTVVWNLTDQRGKKVSSGGYFIRLSYSNSTVSVPVVVAR, translated from the coding sequence ATGAGAGGTAAGTTGCTGATAGTTGCCGGGCTGTTTTTCGCGTTCGGCGTCGCACTGGCAACCCAGCGGGTGATGGTGATGGAAGATTTCACCGCCACCTGGTGCACCTATTGTCCGGGTGCGGCACGCGGTGCCGAGGAGTTGAAGTTCCGGGCGTTTGATTCGGTGGTGGTGATTGCCTATCATTCGTCAAACAGCGACCCGTTTTACACTGCAGAGGCGGCAAGCCGGATGAGTTACTACGGCGTGACCGGCTATCCGACGATGCGCCTGGATGGCGGACAAGCGGTGGTGGGCGGATTGCACTACGGCACGATGTATCCGACCTACCGGCAGTTCTTTGACACCCGCAAACTGGAGCCAAGTCCGCTTGATATTAAGCTGGCGGTCACCTATGACTCAGCAACGCGCAGCGGGGTGTTGACAATCGTGGTTCGCAACACCAGTTCGAGTGCGGTGAGCGGGCAGTTGCACACGGTTCTGACCGAGAGTCACATCTACTACCCGTGGCAGGGCATGGACAGTCTGCACGATGTAGAACGGCTGATGTTGCCCAATGCCAGCGGTGAGGCGATAACGGTCAACCCCGGGGATTCGGTGGTGCGGACGAGAAATTTCACCATCAATGCCGGCTGGGTGGCAAGGAACTGCGAGTTTGTCGTGTTCGTGCAGAACAACACCACGAAGTGGATGTATCAGGGTGCGAGTATCGGGGTGATTGCCGAGCCGGAACTGGAGTTTGTCGGTTATCAACCGGTGCGGCCGCTCCCGGGGCAGAGTTTCAACCTGACGGTCGGGGTGCGCAACATCGGTAGTACGGCGCTGAGCGGCGCGAGCGCGGTATTGACAACCGACGACCCGTATCTTACGGTTGTTCAGGGAACGAGCAGTTTCGGGCAGATCAACCGGGGCGCAGATGGTTACTGCGCTACGCCGTTTCAACTGCAGGTGAGTTCTTCGTGCCCGGACCCGCATCGGGCGACGCTTCGGCTGGTAGTTTCGAGTACCGATATGGGCGTGGATACAATGACATTTCCTTTGAACATAACAACCAGCCCGGGTTTTGCCGATGATATGGAACACGGCATCGGGGGCTGGACTCACAGCGGCACCAGTGACAACTGGCACCTTTCAACTTATCGTTCCTCATCACCGAGTTACTCCTGGTACTGCGGGGTGGAGTCAAACCACCAGTACACGAATGAGAACGACTCCCGTTTGATGACCCCGTTTTTCACTCTGGGCGACTCTGCCTGGGTGCGGTTCAAGCATTACTACGACACCGAGGCGGACTATGACTTCTGCATCCTGGAGATAAACAACGGTTCGCCGTTCTGGGTACCGCTCGGGATGTGGAGTGGCTCAAGTAACGGCTGGCAGCAGGAGGCGATAGATTTGAGCCCGTTCCGCAACCAGACAGTGCGGTTGAGGTTCCGGTTTATCAGCGACTACAATGTCACGGGCGAGGGCTGGTATGTTGACGACTTTGAATGTGGCGCCCAGGTCGGAGTTGCCGAACCGCGGGTGAATCAGGTGCTGCCAATGGTTCTGGTAAGCAGTCCGGTGCGAATGCGGGCACAGGTGCGGTTTGTGCTGCCCGCCGGGGTTAAGGCAGAGGCGCAAGTTTACGACATCACCGGAAAGATGGTGCGGCAACTGGGCGACAATCTGAGTGGGACCGGTACGGTGGTGTGGAATCTGACCGACCAGAGGGGTAAAAAGGTGAGTTCGGGCGGTTACTTTATCCGGCTCTCTTACAGTAACAGTACGGTCAGTGTGCCGGTAGTGGTTGCGAGGTAA
- a CDS encoding methyltransferase domain-containing protein — protein sequence MAKRYDYTGKDVQEVYDGPGGLLWEAVMGEQIHSGGPDATDRLAQALGLKPGMHVLDVCSALGAPARQIAQKYGVKVTGLDFTKTMLEKARQRTKEAGLDHLITFVEGNALDMPFKANTFDVVWGQEAWCYVTDKELLARECYRVLKPGGKIGFTDWVITGKVEEDLLAKLYESMAFPYMETFEGWQEVLRRAGFKILDAQDQTEEFARCFDDYKVMVEEKLKPTILQNFGNDLYQFAVNLVNMWRDAAHRHQVGRGFYIGQK from the coding sequence ATGGCAAAGCGTTACGACTATACCGGTAAAGATGTGCAGGAGGTTTACGACGGTCCGGGTGGTCTGCTCTGGGAGGCGGTAATGGGTGAGCAGATTCACTCAGGTGGACCTGATGCCACTGACCGGCTGGCACAGGCGCTGGGTCTGAAGCCCGGGATGCATGTGCTTGATGTGTGCAGTGCGCTGGGCGCACCGGCAAGGCAGATCGCCCAGAAGTATGGGGTCAAAGTTACCGGTCTTGACTTCACAAAGACAATGCTGGAAAAGGCGCGGCAGCGGACCAAAGAGGCGGGTCTTGACCATCTGATTACCTTTGTTGAAGGCAATGCGCTTGATATGCCGTTCAAGGCGAACACCTTTGATGTGGTCTGGGGGCAGGAGGCGTGGTGCTATGTGACCGACAAGGAACTGCTGGCGCGGGAGTGCTATCGGGTGCTGAAGCCAGGCGGGAAGATTGGTTTTACCGACTGGGTGATTACTGGAAAGGTGGAGGAGGATTTGCTGGCAAAACTTTACGAGTCGATGGCGTTTCCTTATATGGAGACCTTTGAAGGCTGGCAGGAGGTTCTGCGCCGTGCCGGGTTTAAAATCCTTGATGCCCAGGACCAGACTGAGGAGTTCGCCCGCTGCTTTGATGATTACAAGGTGATGGTGGAGGAGAAACTGAAGCCGACAATTCTTCAGAACTTCGGCAACGACCTTTACCAGTTTGCGGTGAATTTAGTTAATATGTGGCGGGATGCGGCGCATCGGCATCAGGTGGGCAGAGGCTTTTACATCGGGCAGAAGTGA
- the selD gene encoding selenide, water dikinase SelD: MRKRGLLSYARAAGCAGKACQTDLFAMLDGLPVFHHPDLLVSGATADDAGIFRLDKNRALVLTVDVLPPVADEPYVFGQIAAANSLSDVYAMGGKPLAALAILGVPVEEIEFTTVRTVLAGAWDKVKEAGAVVAGGHTVRDLELKFGLAVTGIVHPEKVVTNAGARPGDRLLLTKPLGTGVITTAQKHHQAPPQLVAKVNKLMAQLNRAAAEAMTAVGVNAATDITGFGLLGHCWEMAQASGVDIVIKADAVPFLPGVQRLAEEGWFPGGTLKNYEFIRRRAEFARGINKTLRLLLCDAQTSGGLLIAVSEKKFARLEQELIRAGVSEFKEVGVVTVGTGRVRVVAR, translated from the coding sequence TTGAGGAAAAGGGGTCTTTTGAGTTATGCCCGCGCCGCGGGCTGCGCGGGTAAGGCGTGTCAGACAGACCTGTTTGCTATGCTGGACGGGTTGCCCGTTTTTCACCATCCCGATTTGCTGGTGAGCGGGGCAACCGCGGACGATGCCGGAATTTTTCGGCTGGATAAAAACCGGGCGCTGGTTCTGACGGTGGATGTTTTACCACCGGTTGCCGACGAACCTTATGTTTTCGGACAGATTGCGGCAGCGAACTCCCTCTCGGATGTGTATGCGATGGGTGGCAAACCGCTCGCGGCACTGGCGATTCTCGGAGTGCCGGTTGAAGAGATTGAGTTTACGACGGTGCGGACCGTGCTCGCCGGTGCCTGGGACAAGGTGAAGGAGGCGGGTGCGGTTGTTGCCGGCGGTCACACGGTAAGAGATTTAGAGTTGAAGTTCGGGCTGGCGGTAACCGGAATTGTTCATCCCGAAAAGGTGGTGACCAACGCCGGTGCCAGACCCGGTGACCGGTTGCTGTTGACAAAACCGCTCGGGACCGGGGTGATTACAACCGCCCAGAAGCACCACCAGGCACCGCCGCAACTGGTGGCAAAGGTGAACAAATTGATGGCGCAGTTGAATCGCGCGGCAGCAGAAGCGATGACCGCGGTTGGGGTGAACGCGGCAACCGACATCACCGGTTTCGGGTTGCTGGGGCATTGCTGGGAGATGGCACAGGCGAGCGGAGTTGACATAGTAATCAAGGCGGACGCAGTGCCTTTTCTCCCCGGGGTTCAGAGGCTGGCTGAGGAAGGGTGGTTTCCGGGCGGAACATTGAAGAATTATGAGTTTATTAGAAGACGAGCGGAGTTTGCCCGGGGGATAAATAAGACGCTGCGGCTTTTACTGTGTGATGCCCAGACTTCAGGCGGTTTGTTGATTGCGGTGTCCGAAAAGAAGTTTGCCCGGCTGGAGCAAGAGTTAATAAGAGCCGGCGTTTCGGAGTTCAAGGAGGTTGGGGTAGTAACAGTTGGCACCGGCCGGGTGCGGGTGGTGGCGCGATAA
- a CDS encoding Omp28-related outer membrane protein, which translates to MRLNRGRLLFFFSSLLLIFGCSDAPLIPLVPTDRVVLVEFFTWQRCVYCPYAARALDSLQKEFADSVVVIAYHRRVAGDTLSPAYVEERRQIYYESGGEPATIFDGGPVVRTPGPEYNYETFKNYILGAKAVLPQVELAVAVQRDSSRATVVVRVFGVDSTPAESLRLFIVITEDSVRAALTGATDSVFNDVMRAMLPDVNGLPCWLRRGDSLRFEQTVQFPVHWNPGQLNVVCFVQEPSSRRVLQACHKKLN; encoded by the coding sequence GTGCGGTTAAACAGGGGCAGGTTGCTGTTTTTCTTCAGCAGCCTGCTCCTGATTTTCGGCTGTTCGGATGCGCCTTTGATTCCCCTCGTGCCGACCGATCGGGTGGTGCTGGTGGAATTTTTTACCTGGCAGCGCTGCGTTTACTGCCCGTATGCGGCACGGGCGCTGGACAGTTTGCAGAAGGAGTTTGCCGACAGCGTGGTGGTGATTGCCTATCACCGCCGGGTTGCGGGTGACACCCTTTCACCGGCGTATGTTGAGGAGCGGCGCCAAATTTATTACGAGTCCGGCGGTGAACCAGCAACAATTTTTGATGGCGGTCCGGTGGTGCGCACCCCGGGACCGGAGTACAACTACGAAACTTTTAAGAACTACATCCTCGGGGCAAAGGCGGTTTTACCGCAAGTGGAACTGGCGGTCGCGGTGCAGCGCGACTCTTCGCGGGCAACTGTTGTCGTCCGGGTTTTTGGCGTAGATTCCACACCCGCGGAAAGTTTACGGCTTTTTATTGTGATAACCGAGGATTCGGTGCGGGCGGCTTTGACCGGGGCAACCGATTCGGTTTTCAACGATGTGATGCGGGCGATGCTGCCTGATGTCAATGGTTTGCCCTGCTGGTTGCGCCGGGGTGATAGTCTCCGGTTTGAACAGACGGTTCAATTTCCGGTTCACTGGAATCCCGGGCAGTTGAATGTGGTTTGTTTTGTTCAGGAGCCTTCAAGCCGGCGGGTTCTGCAAGCCTGCCATAAGAAATTGAATTGA
- a CDS encoding corrinoid protein, translating into MENSRDLFSLLVDAVVALDPVRVAQLCQEALRQGLAPEEALEKGLARGMRVVGEKFAAREFFVPEVLLASKAMYAGFDILKEQLPRGTRSRGRVALGVVQGDIHDIGKNIVKVMVQAAGFEVVDLGRNVPIERFVTAAEEGVQIVGMSSLMTTTMPNMAKVIEALKKQGLRERVKVLVGGAPVTRLFAERIGADGYAPDAHSAVVEVERLLK; encoded by the coding sequence ATGGAAAACTCCCGGGATTTATTTTCCTTGCTCGTTGATGCGGTTGTTGCCCTTGACCCGGTGCGGGTAGCGCAACTTTGTCAGGAAGCGTTGCGCCAGGGTTTGGCACCTGAGGAGGCGCTGGAGAAAGGTCTGGCACGGGGAATGCGGGTCGTGGGTGAGAAGTTTGCCGCCCGGGAGTTTTTTGTCCCGGAGGTGCTTCTGGCATCAAAGGCGATGTATGCCGGGTTTGATATCCTGAAGGAACAACTGCCCAGGGGAACGCGAAGCCGGGGCCGGGTGGCGCTGGGTGTGGTGCAGGGTGATATCCACGACATCGGCAAGAACATCGTTAAGGTGATGGTGCAGGCGGCAGGGTTTGAGGTTGTGGATTTAGGAAGGAATGTGCCGATTGAGCGGTTTGTCACCGCCGCTGAAGAAGGTGTCCAGATTGTCGGGATGTCTTCTTTGATGACAACGACGATGCCCAATATGGCAAAGGTGATTGAGGCACTGAAAAAGCAGGGGTTGCGGGAACGGGTGAAGGTGCTGGTCGGCGGTGCACCGGTGACGCGCCTTTTTGCCGAACGGATTGGTGCGGACGGTTATGCGCCTGATGCCCACAGTGCGGTGGTTGAGGTTGAACGATTGTTGAAATAG